In Streptomyces dangxiongensis, one DNA window encodes the following:
- the tkt gene encoding transketolase, producing MASKESSIQRNRSVPLPVAERAGWDAVDVRAVDTARLLAADAVQKAGNGHPGTAMSLAPLAYLLFQNVMRHDPADDQWLGRDRFVLSCGHSSLTLYIQLYLSGYGLQLSDLEAYRTWDSATPGHPEYRHTRGVEITTGPLGQGLASAVGMAMAARRERGLLAPDAAPGTSPFDHHVYVIASDGDMMEGVASEAASLAGHQQLGNLITFYDSNHISIEDDTDVSFSEDVPARYAAYGWHVQTVDWTRTGSYVEDVDAVLAAVEEAKRETGRPSLIMLRTLIGWPAPNKQNTGKAHGSALGDDEVAATKQVLGFDPERTFTVEDDVLSRARAVADRGRDAHAEWERGFAAWREANPDRAALLDRLQAQELPDGWADALPTFPADPKGMATRKASGQVLAALAPVLPELWGGSADLAESNNTTMTGEPSFVPADRQTKEWKGGPYGRTLHFGIREHAMGSILNGIALQSLTRPYGGTFLTFSDYMRPAVRLAALMQLPATYVWTHDSIGLGEDGPTHQPVEHLAALRAIPGLDVVRPADANETAACWRTVLEHKDRPAGLILTRQNLPVLDRDSGRYAPAQGAARGGYVLADAADGAAPDVILIATGSEVQIALDARELLAADGLAVRVVSMPCREWFAAQSPAYQDEVLPPDVRARVSVEAAVGQGWREVVGDAGRIVSLEHYGASADYQRLYAEFGITPQAVAEAAHDSVRDTRQAPRPGGHQRTSAPTGGGTGDHP from the coding sequence ATGGCAAGCAAGGAGTCGAGCATCCAGCGGAACAGGTCGGTGCCCCTGCCGGTGGCGGAGCGGGCCGGCTGGGACGCGGTGGACGTGCGCGCGGTCGACACCGCGCGGCTGCTGGCGGCCGACGCGGTCCAGAAGGCGGGCAACGGCCATCCCGGGACGGCGATGAGCCTGGCCCCGCTCGCGTACCTGCTGTTCCAGAACGTCATGCGGCACGACCCGGCTGACGACCAGTGGCTGGGGCGCGACCGGTTCGTGCTCTCCTGCGGACACTCGAGCCTGACCCTGTACATCCAGCTCTATCTCTCCGGGTACGGGTTGCAACTGTCCGACCTGGAGGCGTACCGGACCTGGGACTCGGCCACCCCCGGCCACCCGGAGTACCGCCACACCCGTGGCGTGGAGATCACCACGGGCCCGCTGGGCCAGGGTCTGGCGAGCGCGGTGGGCATGGCGATGGCCGCACGCCGCGAGCGCGGTCTGCTGGCCCCCGACGCGGCGCCAGGCACCAGCCCGTTCGACCACCACGTCTACGTGATCGCCTCGGACGGCGACATGATGGAGGGCGTCGCCTCCGAGGCCGCCTCGCTCGCCGGCCACCAGCAGCTAGGCAACCTGATCACGTTCTACGACTCCAACCACATCTCCATCGAGGACGACACCGACGTCTCCTTCAGCGAGGACGTTCCCGCCCGGTACGCCGCCTACGGCTGGCACGTGCAGACCGTGGACTGGACGCGCACCGGCTCGTACGTCGAGGACGTCGACGCGGTGCTGGCCGCGGTCGAGGAGGCCAAGCGGGAGACCGGGCGCCCTTCGCTGATCATGCTGCGCACCCTGATCGGCTGGCCCGCGCCGAACAAGCAGAACACCGGGAAGGCGCACGGCTCGGCCCTGGGCGATGACGAGGTCGCCGCCACCAAGCAGGTGCTCGGCTTCGACCCGGAGCGCACCTTCACCGTGGAGGACGACGTGCTGAGCCGGGCCCGCGCGGTGGCCGACCGGGGTCGCGACGCGCACGCCGAGTGGGAGCGGGGCTTCGCGGCGTGGCGGGAGGCGAACCCGGACCGTGCCGCGCTGCTCGACCGGCTCCAGGCGCAGGAGCTGCCCGACGGCTGGGCCGACGCGCTGCCGACGTTCCCGGCCGACCCGAAGGGCATGGCCACCCGCAAGGCGTCCGGCCAGGTGCTCGCCGCACTGGCGCCGGTACTGCCGGAGCTGTGGGGCGGCTCGGCGGACCTGGCCGAGAGTAATAACACCACCATGACCGGCGAGCCCTCCTTCGTTCCCGCCGACCGGCAGACCAAGGAGTGGAAGGGCGGCCCGTACGGCCGCACCCTGCACTTCGGCATCCGCGAGCACGCGATGGGCTCCATCCTCAACGGCATCGCCCTGCAGAGCCTGACCCGCCCCTACGGCGGCACCTTCCTGACGTTCTCCGACTACATGCGCCCCGCCGTACGCCTGGCCGCGCTGATGCAGCTACCCGCCACCTACGTCTGGACCCACGACTCCATCGGTCTGGGTGAGGACGGCCCCACCCACCAGCCCGTGGAACACCTGGCGGCCCTGCGCGCCATCCCCGGCCTGGACGTGGTGCGCCCCGCCGACGCGAACGAGACCGCCGCCTGCTGGCGCACCGTCCTGGAGCACAAGGACCGGCCCGCCGGGCTGATCCTGACCCGGCAGAACCTGCCCGTCCTCGACCGCGACAGCGGGAGGTACGCCCCCGCGCAGGGCGCGGCTCGAGGGGGATATGTCCTGGCCGACGCGGCGGACGGCGCCGCGCCGGACGTCATCCTGATCGCGACGGGTTCCGAGGTACAGATCGCCCTGGACGCCCGCGAACTGCTGGCGGCCGACGGTCTCGCGGTGCGGGTGGTGTCGATGCCGTGCCGGGAGTGGTTCGCCGCCCAGTCCCCGGCCTACCAGGACGAGGTGCTGCCCCCGGACGTGCGCGCGCGGGTCAGCGTAGAGGCTGCGGTCGGGCAGGGATGGCGCGAGGTGGTCGGCGACGCCGGACGGATCGTGAGCCTGGAGCATTACGGAGCCTCCGCCGACTACCAGCGCCTGTACGCGGAGTTCGGCATCACCCCGCAGGCGGTTGCCGAGGCCGCCCACGACAGCGTTCGCGACACCCGCCAGGCACCACGACCCGGCGGCCACCAGCGCACCTCCGCCCCCACCGGTGGAGGCACCGGCGACCACCCCTGA
- a CDS encoding STAS domain-containing protein, protein MTPSPGPEAHTASDSAPQVDADSLLPTGPTLALASRRGPRHAVVAVDGAIDYHTAPQLLGHLATTEMQKVPLLILDLTQADFCDSSALGAFVEMHRRRSDAGHRFALTGVQPEVRRILELTRLTSVLPLHETVKDVLSED, encoded by the coding sequence ATGACCCCCTCCCCCGGCCCCGAGGCGCACACGGCCTCCGACAGCGCACCACAGGTCGACGCCGACAGTCTGCTTCCCACCGGTCCGACACTGGCCCTCGCATCGCGCCGCGGCCCACGGCACGCGGTCGTCGCCGTGGACGGTGCCATCGATTACCACACCGCGCCCCAGTTGCTGGGACATCTCGCTACCACGGAGATGCAGAAGGTCCCGCTGCTGATCCTGGACCTCACCCAGGCGGACTTCTGCGACTCCAGCGCGCTGGGAGCCTTCGTCGAAATGCACCGCCGCCGTTCGGACGCCGGGCACCGATTCGCGTTGACCGGTGTTCAACCGGAGGTCAGACGCATCCTCGAACTCACCCGTCTCACGTCCGTCCTGCCACTGCACGAGACAGTCAAGGACGTGCTCTCCGAAGACTGA
- a CDS encoding ATP-binding protein codes for MDGLEEPVSSAVPDARDLVSKVMREWGLRHLANDMMLIADEMVANAVRHARTPLRVELRRAGEHVVLEVTDSSREEPRVIVSQPGEFGHRGIFLIDAIATRWGTRRIDGGKVVWAEVKTS; via the coding sequence GTGGACGGGCTGGAGGAACCGGTCTCCAGCGCGGTCCCCGACGCCCGCGACCTGGTCTCCAAGGTCATGCGCGAGTGGGGTCTGCGGCATCTGGCGAACGACATGATGCTGATCGCGGACGAGATGGTCGCCAACGCCGTCCGTCACGCCAGGACACCGTTGCGCGTCGAGCTGCGGCGAGCCGGTGAACACGTGGTCCTGGAGGTGACGGACAGCAGTCGCGAGGAGCCTCGTGTCATCGTTTCCCAGCCCGGGGAGTTCGGGCACCGGGGCATATTCCTCATCGACGCCATCGCGACACGATGGGGCACCCGCCGGATCGACGGAGGAAAAGTCGTGTGGGCGGAGGTCAAGACCTCATGA
- a CDS encoding PP2C family protein-serine/threonine phosphatase, which produces MAAVVEAARMAAVRRYDILDTPPDGAYDRVAALAARLFEVPVATVTIVDEDRIWFKATHGLEGVTEIGRDPGLCASAVLSDDTTVIPDTLLDPVACSNPLVAGPMGVRFYAAAPIITADGYRLGTVNVLDTRPREISEADSATLADLAAVVRDQLELRLSALHVVRAEQERRRVEQEKRQAEEEARKRAERDRAAIAAFASTLQRTLVPPALPAVPGLELACHYKTASPQEVGGDFYDVFPVGGGRWAFFLGDVCGKGAEAASVTSLTRYTLRAAALVDADPTAALKALNTALLLDAAVGTRFCTAVFGLLDPARDGGFTVTLATGGHPPAYHLSPTGGGGVQVEAVRAKGGMLVGAIAEAAFVSRTLHLAPGQGLLLYTDGLTEARTADGHMLADTGLTDFLAQRPAPVSAGALIDDTVALLDTLPDTERDDVALLALSVPTPDAAPAGITTTAHSAAAPTTDVSVGQENRRP; this is translated from the coding sequence GTGGCCGCAGTGGTCGAGGCGGCGCGGATGGCGGCGGTGCGCCGTTACGACATTCTCGACACCCCTCCGGACGGCGCCTACGACAGGGTCGCGGCGCTGGCCGCGCGCCTGTTCGAGGTGCCGGTGGCGACGGTGACGATCGTGGACGAGGACCGGATCTGGTTCAAGGCCACGCACGGCCTGGAAGGCGTCACCGAGATCGGCCGCGATCCGGGCCTGTGCGCCTCGGCAGTGCTGAGTGATGACACCACCGTCATCCCCGACACCCTCCTCGATCCGGTCGCCTGCTCCAACCCGCTGGTCGCCGGCCCGATGGGGGTGCGGTTCTACGCCGCCGCTCCGATCATCACCGCCGACGGATACCGGCTGGGCACGGTCAACGTCCTCGACACCCGTCCCCGCGAGATCAGCGAGGCGGATTCGGCCACGCTGGCGGACCTGGCCGCGGTGGTACGTGACCAGCTGGAGCTGCGGTTGTCCGCGCTGCACGTGGTGCGCGCCGAGCAGGAGCGCCGTCGGGTCGAGCAGGAGAAGCGTCAGGCGGAGGAAGAGGCCCGGAAGCGGGCGGAGCGGGACAGGGCGGCCATCGCCGCGTTCGCCTCGACCCTGCAGCGCACCCTGGTGCCTCCCGCGCTGCCCGCGGTGCCGGGGCTTGAGCTGGCCTGCCACTACAAGACCGCCTCCCCGCAGGAAGTGGGCGGCGACTTCTACGACGTCTTCCCCGTCGGCGGGGGCCGATGGGCGTTCTTCCTGGGCGATGTGTGTGGCAAGGGCGCCGAAGCCGCCTCGGTCACCTCACTGACCCGTTACACGCTGCGGGCCGCAGCCCTCGTCGACGCGGACCCCACGGCCGCACTCAAAGCCCTGAACACCGCACTGCTGCTGGACGCCGCGGTCGGTACCCGCTTCTGCACCGCCGTCTTCGGCCTGCTCGATCCCGCCCGGGACGGCGGTTTCACGGTCACGCTGGCCACCGGTGGTCACCCGCCCGCCTACCACCTCAGCCCCACCGGGGGCGGCGGTGTGCAGGTCGAGGCGGTCCGTGCCAAGGGCGGCATGCTGGTCGGCGCGATCGCCGAAGCTGCCTTCGTCTCACGCACCCTGCACCTGGCACCCGGCCAGGGCTTGCTGCTGTACACCGACGGGCTGACCGAGGCCCGCACCGCCGATGGCCACATGCTCGCCGACACGGGCCTGACGGACTTCCTGGCCCAGCGACCGGCGCCCGTCAGTGCCGGTGCCCTGATCGACGACACCGTCGCGCTCCTCGACACCCTCCCCGACACCGAACGCGACGACGTGGCGCTGCTTGCCCTCTCCGTCCCCACACCCGATGCCGCTCCCGCCGGCATCACCACTACCGCCCACAGCGCCGCCGCCCCGACCACCGACGTCTCCGTCGGGCAGGAGAACCGACGCCCATGA
- a CDS encoding STAS domain-containing protein, with protein sequence MTDAFHIDVPHTDGALAVLALSGEFDITTAPAVRTRALELIANGHPHLVADLSDVTFCDSSGLGALVGIWRCAKDADGSLTLAAIPDRLDRLLSVTGMDTFLPAYPSAEAALAASQGNCTTP encoded by the coding sequence ATGACCGACGCATTCCACATCGACGTCCCCCACACCGACGGCGCCCTGGCCGTGCTCGCACTGTCCGGCGAATTCGACATCACCACCGCACCCGCCGTACGGACCCGCGCCCTCGAGCTCATCGCGAACGGCCACCCCCATTTGGTCGCCGACCTCTCGGACGTCACCTTCTGCGACTCCTCCGGGCTGGGCGCCCTCGTCGGCATCTGGCGCTGCGCCAAGGACGCCGACGGCTCCCTGACCCTGGCGGCCATCCCCGACCGGCTGGACCGCCTGCTCAGCGTCACCGGGATGGACACCTTCCTGCCCGCCTACCCCAGCGCCGAGGCCGCCCTCGCCGCCAGCCAGGGCAACTGCACCACCCCCTGA
- a CDS encoding helicase associated domain-containing protein → MDLASFDPRDPAVSRSRRLGLAAAQSYRDQYGHLDVPADYTDPTGYRLGTFITTMRDAHTAGRLEADWTAELDALGMIWDKHDAAWRSRLAAAADYHRTHGRLAAPATTPVRAWLAEQRHLAAKNELASARADALTTLAADWRLPHGADWHREYHLLRAHLASGADPAALTRDTQLAGVKIGSWLARQLTTWHNLHPGQQRLMNALGLTPTSNPLAPARRTRRTFAQTVQLLELFLHREGRNPSARETIRVDGDTVQIGAWLAKARHRHRSGQLPEADARLVAALFDGDWTTEDAAPAVLVQTPVVGHASSGGQRSRGYGSRPAAKAAVPVAAGASGQVKAGMCRTRVSVKRPHRRGSDVDLSVLR, encoded by the coding sequence ATGGACCTGGCCTCCTTCGACCCCCGCGACCCGGCCGTCTCCCGCTCCCGCCGCCTGGGGCTTGCCGCCGCCCAGTCCTACCGCGACCAGTACGGCCACCTCGACGTCCCCGCCGACTACACCGACCCCACCGGCTACCGGCTGGGCACCTTCATCACCACCATGCGCGACGCACACACCGCCGGCCGCCTCGAAGCCGACTGGACCGCCGAACTCGACGCCCTGGGCATGATCTGGGACAAGCACGACGCCGCCTGGCGCTCCCGCCTGGCCGCGGCCGCCGACTACCACCGCACCCACGGCCGCCTCGCCGCCCCCGCCACCACCCCCGTCAGAGCCTGGCTCGCCGAGCAACGCCACCTCGCAGCGAAGAACGAGCTGGCCAGCGCCCGCGCGGACGCTCTCACCACCCTCGCCGCCGACTGGCGCCTCCCGCACGGAGCGGACTGGCACCGTGAATACCACCTGCTGCGCGCCCACCTCGCCTCCGGCGCCGACCCCGCCGCCCTCACCCGCGACACCCAGCTCGCAGGCGTGAAGATCGGCTCCTGGCTGGCCCGGCAGCTCACCACCTGGCACAACCTTCACCCCGGCCAGCAACGGCTGATGAACGCCCTCGGCCTCACCCCCACAAGCAACCCGCTCGCCCCCGCCCGTCGCACCCGCCGTACCTTCGCCCAGACCGTCCAGCTCCTGGAACTCTTCCTGCACCGCGAAGGCCGCAACCCATCCGCCCGCGAGACGATCCGCGTCGACGGCGACACCGTCCAAATCGGCGCCTGGCTGGCCAAGGCCCGCCACCGGCACCGCTCCGGCCAGCTCCCCGAAGCGGACGCGCGCCTGGTCGCCGCCCTGTTCGACGGGGACTGGACGACCGAGGACGCCGCCCCGGCCGTCCTGGTGCAGACGCCCGTCGTCGGGCATGCGAGCTCGGGCGGACAACGGTCCCGCGGCTACGGCAGCCGGCCAGCGGCGAAAGCGGCCGTGCCGGTGGCTGCAGGGGCGTCCGGCCAGGTGAAGGCGGGGATGTGCCGGACGAGGGTGTCGGTGAAGCGGCCCCATCGGCGCGGATCCGACGTGGACCTTTCTGTCCTGCGGTAG
- a CDS encoding methyltransferase domain-containing protein has protein sequence MGSVSDLDGPQRSLAAAMDQRGDWPERSAWIRDGVDALPRHLFAPRRVWRWDGHAYVPVDHGHDPAGWADEVYAGPDAATVTQVTNGLPTSSLSCQAVVVDMLDSLLLEPGHRVLELGTGNGWDAALLDRRAGPGLTVSVEADPDLAETARRALAAAGVMVDVQVGDGNQGWAPKAPYDRVIATYAVERIPWAWVEQVKPGGRIVTPWGRLGHVALTVADDGRSATGWVQGLAQFMPDRRTLHAEPGFTQVRAGSEPDGEQPFVRDLAPLRDDVHLRFALRVALPDLRIALAEDADGLNAWIHDARQSWAVLSAVGGGRTIALQGGPRRLADELEAAWNTWLEQGAPDLYDFGMTVTDSGTAQYMWVNDSQSGPRWPVT, from the coding sequence GTGGGGTCCGTATCCGACCTGGATGGGCCGCAGCGGTCCCTGGCCGCTGCCATGGACCAGCGGGGCGACTGGCCTGAACGCTCCGCGTGGATCCGCGACGGCGTCGACGCCCTGCCCCGGCACCTGTTCGCCCCGCGACGCGTCTGGCGATGGGACGGGCACGCCTACGTGCCGGTCGACCACGGGCACGATCCGGCCGGCTGGGCGGACGAGGTGTATGCCGGGCCGGATGCGGCGACCGTCACCCAGGTCACCAACGGACTGCCGACATCGAGCCTGTCCTGCCAGGCCGTGGTGGTCGACATGCTGGACTCACTCCTGCTCGAACCCGGCCACCGAGTGCTGGAGCTGGGCACGGGCAACGGCTGGGACGCCGCCCTGCTGGACCGGCGAGCCGGCCCGGGCCTCACCGTCAGTGTGGAGGCGGACCCCGATCTGGCCGAGACAGCGCGCCGGGCACTGGCCGCAGCGGGCGTCATGGTGGACGTGCAGGTCGGTGACGGAAACCAGGGTTGGGCGCCCAAGGCCCCCTACGACCGGGTCATCGCAACCTACGCCGTCGAGCGGATCCCGTGGGCCTGGGTCGAGCAGGTGAAGCCGGGCGGACGGATCGTCACCCCGTGGGGCCGCCTGGGACACGTGGCGCTGACCGTCGCCGACGACGGCCGCTCCGCCACCGGATGGGTACAGGGACTGGCACAGTTCATGCCCGACCGCCGTACCCTGCATGCCGAACCCGGCTTCACCCAGGTACGCGCCGGCAGCGAGCCGGACGGGGAGCAGCCCTTCGTCCGCGACCTCGCCCCGCTCCGGGACGACGTGCATCTGCGGTTCGCGCTGCGCGTCGCTCTGCCCGATCTCAGGATCGCCCTCGCTGAGGACGCTGACGGGCTCAACGCCTGGATCCACGACGCCCGGCAGTCCTGGGCCGTGCTCTCGGCCGTCGGCGGCGGCCGGACGATCGCCCTCCAGGGCGGCCCCCGCAGACTGGCCGACGAGCTGGAGGCAGCCTGGAACACGTGGCTGGAGCAGGGTGCACCTGACCTGTACGACTTCGGGATGACCGTCACGGACAGCGGCACCGCCCAGTACATGTGGGTCAACGATTCCCAGAGCGGGCCCCGCTGGCCGGTCACCTGA
- a CDS encoding site-specific integrase, with protein MSTETVNGGLPIHIAAKLLGHLDLNTTQAYLAVYPEGVIRHYRQFVDQRRTHRPSEEYR; from the coding sequence TTGTCGACAGAGACGGTCAACGGCGGCCTGCCGATCCACATCGCCGCGAAGCTCCTTGGCCACCTCGATCTCAACACCACTCAGGCATACCTCGCGGTCTATCCCGAGGGGGTCATCCGCCACTACCGGCAGTTCGTCGACCAGCGCCGAACGCACCGTCCCAGCGAGGAGTACCGCTAG
- a CDS encoding ArsR/SmtB family transcription factor: MVERTEKRVLTGPDLKAFYKALSNPVRRDILSYLGEHGEANSTSVAKALGESTGTTSYHLRKLAALKLIAEVEERSAGRERWWKSLMTDIFTPPGLELTADEREAAVKIGALKMTHDLNLVVSAYAGYDSSAGWNQIYRAGLRMTKEQVATFVEEYQALLRKYLTEPGDHPPDSRHMAVRLVVVPDEGPRPTLPAEPDDD, translated from the coding sequence ATGGTCGAGCGCACTGAGAAGAGAGTGCTCACCGGCCCGGACCTCAAAGCCTTCTACAAGGCCCTGTCCAACCCGGTGCGCCGCGACATCCTGAGCTACCTCGGAGAGCACGGCGAAGCGAACTCCACCAGCGTCGCCAAAGCGCTCGGCGAGAGTACCGGCACCACCAGCTACCACCTGCGTAAACTCGCCGCCCTCAAGTTGATCGCCGAGGTCGAGGAGCGGTCCGCCGGCCGGGAACGCTGGTGGAAGTCGCTCATGACGGACATCTTCACGCCACCGGGCCTGGAGTTGACGGCCGACGAACGCGAGGCCGCGGTGAAGATCGGCGCACTCAAGATGACCCATGACCTGAACCTGGTCGTGAGCGCATACGCCGGGTACGACTCCTCCGCAGGCTGGAACCAGATCTACCGCGCCGGATTGCGGATGACGAAGGAGCAGGTCGCCACGTTCGTCGAGGAGTACCAGGCGCTTCTACGCAAATACCTGACGGAGCCCGGTGACCACCCACCCGACTCACGGCACATGGCCGTACGCCTGGTAGTTGTGCCCGACGAAGGCCCCCGGCCCACCCTGCCGGCCGAGCCGGACGACGATTAG
- a CDS encoding cupin domain-containing protein has product MIPDDDPSRSLTVADPDDPGTTYISLVGNTYAMLVTGEQTNGRYCLIDMRVPDGGGPPPHRHDFEEMFTILEGEIEFTFRSEKHTLGAGSTIIIPADAPHNFRNASGASARMLCMCTPAGQDEYFLRIGDVVAGKDAPPPQMSEDELAERRRRAAELASTYRSEFL; this is encoded by the coding sequence ATGATTCCCGACGACGATCCGTCCCGCTCGCTGACCGTGGCGGACCCCGACGACCCCGGCACGACGTACATCTCTCTGGTGGGCAACACGTACGCCATGCTGGTCACCGGCGAGCAGACCAACGGCCGGTACTGCCTGATCGACATGCGCGTCCCCGACGGCGGCGGCCCGCCGCCTCACCGGCACGACTTCGAGGAGATGTTCACGATCCTCGAGGGCGAGATCGAGTTCACTTTCCGCAGCGAGAAGCACACCCTAGGGGCCGGGTCCACGATCATCATCCCGGCCGACGCGCCGCACAACTTCCGCAACGCTTCGGGTGCGTCGGCCCGCATGCTGTGCATGTGCACCCCCGCCGGCCAGGACGAGTACTTCCTGCGCATCGGCGATGTCGTCGCGGGCAAGGACGCGCCGCCGCCCCAAATGTCGGAGGACGAGCTCGCGGAGCGCCGCCGCCGCGCGGCCGAGTTGGCCTCGACCTACCGGAGCGAGTTCCTGTGA
- a CDS encoding FadR/GntR family transcriptional regulator, translated as MALTDEAIGKIKAMILAGELAPGSRLPKEEILAGQLGLSRNSLREAVRALTAMHILITRQGDGTYVSSLEPHLLLESLSFAADVSQGHTALQLLQVRRLLEPQATGLAASLLKEEDLRELRNILKRSRAVATVEEFVAHDIAFHLRIVEAVGNPVLSMLLQVLSTRTQRVRIVRGSQTSHALNNAHEDHEQILSALQSRDALLAAAAATVHITAVEQWLATSLTDNPTQAIDD; from the coding sequence GTGGCACTGACGGACGAGGCGATCGGCAAGATCAAGGCGATGATCCTGGCCGGTGAACTCGCGCCCGGCTCCCGGCTCCCCAAGGAGGAGATCCTCGCCGGACAGCTCGGCCTGTCCCGGAACTCCCTGCGCGAGGCAGTCCGGGCGCTGACGGCCATGCACATCCTGATCACCCGGCAGGGCGACGGCACGTACGTCTCCAGTCTGGAGCCCCATCTCCTGCTGGAGAGCCTCTCCTTCGCCGCCGACGTCTCCCAGGGCCACACGGCTCTGCAGTTGCTCCAGGTACGACGGCTGCTCGAACCGCAGGCGACAGGACTGGCCGCCTCGCTGCTCAAGGAGGAGGACCTCCGGGAACTGCGCAACATCCTCAAGCGGTCCCGGGCCGTCGCCACCGTGGAGGAGTTCGTCGCCCACGACATCGCCTTCCACCTCAGGATCGTCGAAGCAGTCGGCAACCCCGTGCTGTCCATGCTGCTGCAAGTGCTCTCCACCCGCACCCAGCGGGTCCGCATCGTGCGCGGCAGCCAGACCAGTCACGCCCTGAACAACGCCCACGAGGACCACGAGCAGATCCTCAGCGCGCTCCAGTCACGCGACGCCCTGCTCGCCGCCGCTGCGGCGACCGTCCACATCACGGCCGTGGAGCAGTGGCTGGCCACCAGTCTGACCGATAACCCGACACAGGCGATCGACGACTGA
- a CDS encoding ABC transporter permease codes for MSATTDLTDPAVSKAEPAAADAARRRVDFGRFRELSLVPAILVLGLIGFIVSPAFLTVDNLIGVAQQSTELSLLVLATALILISGRMDLSLESTIGVAPVIAVWLVLPTSGARFTGLQLFPEWTAVPLCLLVGVVIGAVNGFLILKLRLNGFIVTLGMLTMLRGLQVALSEGQSIVELPSSFTYLGKSSWLGVPAAIWICVALFALSGSALAWLRHGRALYAIGGNPEAARTAGIRVDRIVWIVLILGSVLAAFAGILYSGHYGSISATQGSGWIFQVFAATVIGGVSLNGGKGSIFGALTGVLTLQLVVNVMTLAGVPPLWNQFLNGAIIIIALIISRFASGEKQE; via the coding sequence ATGTCCGCCACCACAGATCTCACCGACCCCGCAGTGAGCAAGGCCGAGCCGGCCGCCGCGGACGCCGCGCGCCGCCGGGTCGACTTCGGGCGCTTCCGTGAACTGTCCCTGGTCCCGGCGATCCTCGTCCTCGGCCTGATCGGGTTCATCGTCTCGCCGGCCTTCCTGACCGTCGACAACCTCATCGGCGTCGCTCAGCAATCCACCGAGCTCAGCCTGCTGGTGCTGGCCACCGCGTTGATCCTGATCAGCGGCCGGATGGACCTGTCCCTGGAGTCCACCATCGGCGTGGCGCCCGTCATCGCCGTGTGGCTGGTCCTGCCGACCAGCGGAGCCCGGTTCACGGGCCTCCAACTGTTCCCCGAGTGGACGGCCGTACCGCTCTGTCTGCTGGTGGGCGTGGTGATCGGGGCCGTCAACGGCTTCCTGATCCTGAAGCTGCGTCTCAACGGCTTCATCGTCACCCTCGGCATGCTCACCATGCTGCGCGGACTCCAGGTCGCCCTGTCCGAGGGCCAGTCCATCGTGGAACTGCCGTCCTCCTTCACCTACCTGGGCAAGTCGTCGTGGCTGGGTGTCCCGGCCGCGATCTGGATCTGCGTGGCGCTCTTCGCCCTCAGCGGCAGCGCGCTGGCCTGGCTGCGCCACGGCCGGGCGCTGTACGCGATCGGCGGCAACCCGGAGGCGGCCCGCACCGCCGGCATCCGCGTCGACCGCATCGTGTGGATCGTCCTCATCCTCGGCAGCGTCCTCGCCGCGTTCGCCGGTATCCTCTACAGCGGCCACTACGGCTCCATATCCGCCACCCAGGGCAGCGGCTGGATTTTCCAGGTCTTCGCCGCGACCGTCATCGGCGGAGTCAGCCTCAACGGCGGAAAGGGCTCGATCTTCGGCGCGCTCACCGGTGTGCTGACGCTGCAACTCGTCGTCAACGTCATGACGTTGGCGGGTGTACCACCGCTGTGGAACCAGTTCCTCAACGGAGCCATCATCATCATCGCACTGATCATCTCCCGCTTCGCCTCCGGCGAGAAGCAGGAATAG